A genomic region of Clarias gariepinus isolate MV-2021 ecotype Netherlands chromosome 23, CGAR_prim_01v2, whole genome shotgun sequence contains the following coding sequences:
- the LOC128511533 gene encoding uncharacterized protein LOC128511533 isoform X2, whose translation MTLREAGQRVQPNLSRYTVASIIRTFRNENRVARNPASGGRQRMFTEEQETHIVNMVLANNSIRLREIQQRIIEDTITFQNINYVSISALSRVLARNRIRMKQIYRVPFERNSERIKQLRYEYVQRVMELEADAMGHELIYVDEAGFNLTKTRRRGRNLIGQRAIINVPGQRGGNITMCAAMSQNGVVHHHAILGPYNTAHIITFLDTLYHTLTNVQRAEQMRYVIIWDNVSFHRAALVRNWFTDHQLFTVLNLPPYSPFLNPIEEFFSAWRWKVYDRHPHQRMALLQAMEEACEDIDQASCQAWIRHSRRYFPRCLGQEDIACDVDEILWPDPERRHD comes from the exons ATGACCCTAAGGGAAGCTGGCCAACGGGTTCAGCCTAACCTCAGCCGCTACACTGTAGCAAGTATCATAAGGACATTTCGAAATGAGAATCG AGTTGCTAGAAATCCAGCATCTGGGGGCAGACAAAGAATGTTCACTGAAGAACAAGAGACTCATATAGTCAATATGGTGTTGGCCAATAATTCCATTAGGCTGCGAGAAATACAGCAGCGCATAATAGAGGATACCATCACATTCCAAAACATAAACTACGTGAGCATCTCTGCATTATCTCGTGTACTGGCACGAAATAGAATAAGAATGAAACAAATTTACAGAGTCCCTTTTGAAAGAAACAGTGAGCGCATAAAACAACTGCGATATGAATATGTTCAG AGAGTGATGGAGCTAGAGGCAGATGCCATGGGTCATGAACTGATTTATGTAGATGAGGCAGGTTTTAACCTAACTAAAACAAGGAGACGTGGCAGGAACCTTATTGGACAACGTGCTATAATCAATGTGCCAGGACAGCGTGGTGGTAATATAACTATGTGTGCAGCTATGAGTCAAAATGGTGTTGTGCACCATCATGCAATCCTGGGCCCATATAACACTGCACACATTATTACATTCCTGGATACCCTATATCATACACTCACTAATGTTCAGAGAGCAGAGCAGATGAGATATGTTATCATATGGGACAATGTTAGCTTCCATAGGGCTGCTTTGGTCCGCAACTGGTTCACAGATCACCAACTCTTTACTGTACTAAACCTCCCCCCATATTCTCCATTCCTGAATCCAATCGAAGAATTCTTCTCTGCCTGGCGCTGGAAGGTCTATGACCGTCATCCCCATCAGCGCATGGCTCTTTTACAGGCAATGGAAGAGGCATGTGAGGATATTGACCAGGCATCATGTCAGGCCTGGATACGGCACTCAAGAAGATATTTTCCACGGTGCCTTGGACAAGAAGACATTGCTTGTGATGTCGATGAAATTCTGTGGCCGGACCCAGAAAGACGACATGAttga
- the LOC128511533 gene encoding uncharacterized protein LOC128511533 isoform X1, with translation MTLREAGQRVQPNLSRYTVASIIRTFRNENRVARNPASGGRQRMFTEEQETHIVNMVLANNSIRLREIQQRIIEDTITFQNINYVSISALSRVLARNRIRMKQIYRVPFERNSERIKQLRYEYVQVSYNIIGTECGSPSCSAVYEPAVLHLFCLFQRVMELEADAMGHELIYVDEAGFNLTKTRRRGRNLIGQRAIINVPGQRGGNITMCAAMSQNGVVHHHAILGPYNTAHIITFLDTLYHTLTNVQRAEQMRYVIIWDNVSFHRAALVRNWFTDHQLFTVLNLPPYSPFLNPIEEFFSAWRWKVYDRHPHQRMALLQAMEEACEDIDQASCQAWIRHSRRYFPRCLGQEDIACDVDEILWPDPERRHD, from the exons ATGACCCTAAGGGAAGCTGGCCAACGGGTTCAGCCTAACCTCAGCCGCTACACTGTAGCAAGTATCATAAGGACATTTCGAAATGAGAATCG AGTTGCTAGAAATCCAGCATCTGGGGGCAGACAAAGAATGTTCACTGAAGAACAAGAGACTCATATAGTCAATATGGTGTTGGCCAATAATTCCATTAGGCTGCGAGAAATACAGCAGCGCATAATAGAGGATACCATCACATTCCAAAACATAAACTACGTGAGCATCTCTGCATTATCTCGTGTACTGGCACGAAATAGAATAAGAATGAAACAAATTTACAGAGTCCCTTTTGAAAGAAACAGTGAGCGCATAAAACAACTGCGATATGAATATGTTCAGGTAAGCTATAATATCATTGGTACTGAATGTGGAAGTCCATCCTGTAGTGCTGTGTATGAACCTGCTGTGctgcatttgttttgtcttttccaGAGAGTGATGGAGCTAGAGGCAGATGCCATGGGTCATGAACTGATTTATGTAGATGAGGCAGGTTTTAACCTAACTAAAACAAGGAGACGTGGCAGGAACCTTATTGGACAACGTGCTATAATCAATGTGCCAGGACAGCGTGGTGGTAATATAACTATGTGTGCAGCTATGAGTCAAAATGGTGTTGTGCACCATCATGCAATCCTGGGCCCATATAACACTGCACACATTATTACATTCCTGGATACCCTATATCATACACTCACTAATGTTCAGAGAGCAGAGCAGATGAGATATGTTATCATATGGGACAATGTTAGCTTCCATAGGGCTGCTTTGGTCCGCAACTGGTTCACAGATCACCAACTCTTTACTGTACTAAACCTCCCCCCATATTCTCCATTCCTGAATCCAATCGAAGAATTCTTCTCTGCCTGGCGCTGGAAGGTCTATGACCGTCATCCCCATCAGCGCATGGCTCTTTTACAGGCAATGGAAGAGGCATGTGAGGATATTGACCAGGCATCATGTCAGGCCTGGATACGGCACTCAAGAAGATATTTTCCACGGTGCCTTGGACAAGAAGACATTGCTTGTGATGTCGATGAAATTCTGTGGCCGGACCCAGAAAGACGACATGAttga
- the LOC128511533 gene encoding uncharacterized protein LOC128511533 isoform X3, whose protein sequence is MFTEEQETHIVNMVLANNSIRLREIQQRIIEDTITFQNINYVSISALSRVLARNRIRMKQIYRVPFERNSERIKQLRYEYVQVSYNIIGTECGSPSCSAVYEPAVLHLFCLFQRVMELEADAMGHELIYVDEAGFNLTKTRRRGRNLIGQRAIINVPGQRGGNITMCAAMSQNGVVHHHAILGPYNTAHIITFLDTLYHTLTNVQRAEQMRYVIIWDNVSFHRAALVRNWFTDHQLFTVLNLPPYSPFLNPIEEFFSAWRWKVYDRHPHQRMALLQAMEEACEDIDQASCQAWIRHSRRYFPRCLGQEDIACDVDEILWPDPERRHD, encoded by the coding sequence ATGTTCACTGAAGAACAAGAGACTCATATAGTCAATATGGTGTTGGCCAATAATTCCATTAGGCTGCGAGAAATACAGCAGCGCATAATAGAGGATACCATCACATTCCAAAACATAAACTACGTGAGCATCTCTGCATTATCTCGTGTACTGGCACGAAATAGAATAAGAATGAAACAAATTTACAGAGTCCCTTTTGAAAGAAACAGTGAGCGCATAAAACAACTGCGATATGAATATGTTCAGGTAAGCTATAATATCATTGGTACTGAATGTGGAAGTCCATCCTGTAGTGCTGTGTATGAACCTGCTGTGctgcatttgttttgtcttttccaGAGAGTGATGGAGCTAGAGGCAGATGCCATGGGTCATGAACTGATTTATGTAGATGAGGCAGGTTTTAACCTAACTAAAACAAGGAGACGTGGCAGGAACCTTATTGGACAACGTGCTATAATCAATGTGCCAGGACAGCGTGGTGGTAATATAACTATGTGTGCAGCTATGAGTCAAAATGGTGTTGTGCACCATCATGCAATCCTGGGCCCATATAACACTGCACACATTATTACATTCCTGGATACCCTATATCATACACTCACTAATGTTCAGAGAGCAGAGCAGATGAGATATGTTATCATATGGGACAATGTTAGCTTCCATAGGGCTGCTTTGGTCCGCAACTGGTTCACAGATCACCAACTCTTTACTGTACTAAACCTCCCCCCATATTCTCCATTCCTGAATCCAATCGAAGAATTCTTCTCTGCCTGGCGCTGGAAGGTCTATGACCGTCATCCCCATCAGCGCATGGCTCTTTTACAGGCAATGGAAGAGGCATGTGAGGATATTGACCAGGCATCATGTCAGGCCTGGATACGGCACTCAAGAAGATATTTTCCACGGTGCCTTGGACAAGAAGACATTGCTTGTGATGTCGATGAAATTCTGTGGCCGGACCCAGAAAGACGACATGAttga